A region from the Planktothrix sp. FACHB-1365 genome encodes:
- a CDS encoding sugar transferase: MVGQIPEEKFHITLAGEIVSVRLPERLSVLEAVSFKTTCQDVISLNPPPKKIILDFSQTIFIDSSGIGALISNLKTTKAKGIDLVLKSVGSQVMAVFSLTSLDQVLTIEPPSADDVLKEKVRGENRLPVTHPSIRSWLKRFIDVVGALVGLGITSILAVPIILAIRLDSPGPIFFGQVRCGWMGKRFRIWKFRSMCSNAEALKDKIPNQAQGAIFKNDNDPRITKVGQFLRRTSLDELPQFWNVLKGEMSLVGTRPPTPDEVERYEVPQWQRLDVKPGMTGEWQVNGRSQVKNFEDIIRLDLKYQENWSLMYDMKLIAKTIMVVFHKNSGAM, encoded by the coding sequence ATGGTTGGTCAAATTCCAGAGGAAAAATTTCACATTACCCTAGCAGGAGAGATCGTCTCTGTTCGCTTACCGGAACGTTTAAGTGTGTTAGAGGCGGTTTCCTTTAAAACGACCTGTCAGGATGTTATTTCTCTCAATCCTCCGCCGAAAAAAATTATTTTGGATTTTAGCCAGACTATATTTATTGATAGTAGCGGAATTGGTGCACTGATTAGCAATCTAAAAACAACAAAAGCCAAAGGTATTGACTTAGTATTAAAATCCGTTGGCTCTCAAGTGATGGCTGTTTTTTCCCTCACTTCCCTCGACCAAGTGTTAACCATAGAACCTCCGAGTGCGGACGACGTACTCAAGGAAAAAGTTCGCGGAGAAAATCGCCTTCCTGTGACTCATCCGTCTATTAGGTCTTGGTTGAAGCGATTCATTGATGTTGTGGGTGCCCTTGTGGGTTTAGGAATTACATCAATCTTAGCAGTTCCGATTATTCTTGCCATTCGTTTAGATAGTCCGGGGCCGATTTTCTTTGGTCAAGTGCGTTGTGGGTGGATGGGAAAACGATTTCGCATTTGGAAGTTTCGTTCCATGTGTAGCAATGCAGAAGCACTAAAAGATAAAATTCCCAATCAAGCACAAGGGGCTATTTTCAAGAATGATAATGACCCTCGAATTACCAAAGTGGGTCAGTTTTTACGGCGAACCAGTTTAGATGAATTACCGCAATTTTGGAATGTTTTAAAGGGTGAAATGAGTTTAGTGGGTACTCGTCCGCCTACACCGGATGAGGTAGAACGTTATGAAGTTCCTCAATGGCAAAGATTAGATGTCAAGCCGGGAATGACGGGAGAATGGCAAGTAAATGGTCGCTCTCAAGTTAAAAATTTTGAGGATATTATTCGTTTAGATTTGAAGTATCAAGAAAATTGGAGTTTAATGTACGACATGAAGTTAATTGCCAAAACTATAATGGTTGTATTTCACAAAAATAGCGGTGCTATGTAG
- a CDS encoding ATP-binding protein translates to MSNEALLAQSNLQVKTSLTALEDVLKWFDRITSTFLPSDIFHKCQIALTEGFTNAVRHAHRTLPETTPIELEVKVFSPWIEMRIWDWGEPFNLEKALETMSEMHADPLEHEGGRGLIFMSKLTDELYYTRLDDQRNCLVMRKQIY, encoded by the coding sequence ATGAGTAATGAAGCGCTACTAGCACAATCTAATCTTCAGGTGAAAACCTCCTTAACCGCCTTAGAAGATGTGTTAAAGTGGTTTGACAGAATCACCTCTACTTTTCTGCCTTCAGATATTTTTCATAAGTGTCAAATTGCTTTAACGGAAGGTTTTACAAACGCTGTGCGCCATGCTCACCGTACCTTACCTGAAACGACACCTATTGAGTTAGAAGTTAAGGTTTTTTCCCCCTGGATTGAAATGCGAATTTGGGACTGGGGAGAACCTTTTAACTTAGAAAAAGCCCTAGAGACGATGAGTGAAATGCACGCTGACCCGTTAGAACATGAAGGCGGACGAGGACTGATTTTTATGTCTAAATTAACGGATGAATTGTATTATACACGGTTAGATGATCAACGCAATTGTTTGGTGATGAGAAAACAAATTTATTAG
- a CDS encoding hydantoinase B/oxoprolinase family protein, whose protein sequence is MTSTPQPNATTYQFWIDRGGTFTDIVARKPDGSLITYKLLSENPERYPDAVIQGIREILELSPHQPIPSELISEVKMGTTVATNALLERKGDRTLLIITKGFKDALRIDYQNRPDIFARQIILPEMLYEQVIEVEERYTAQGEELTPVNLAGLKPQLQQVYQTGIRSCAIVLMHGYRYPQHEQQIATLAQEIGFTQISISHQVSPLMKLVSRGDTTVVDAYLSPILKCYINQVASQLNSNSPLFKGGWGGSNPIKLMFMQSNGGLTNAQKFQGKDSILSGPAGGIVGAVQTSLKAGFQNIITFDMGGTSTDVAHFNGEYERQFETEIAGVRMRTPMMAIHTVAAGGGSILSFDGSRYRVGPESAGANPGPACYRNGGQLTVTDANVMLGKIQPQFFPKVFGKNGDLPLDAEIVCQKFTELAIEIQTQTGDTRTPEEVATGFITIAVENMANAIKKISLQRGYDISNYTLCCFGGAGGQHACLIANTLGIKQIFIHPYAGVLSAYGMGLADVRILREKAIEKPLTKNLIPELEASFLELETEAKTELENPESKIEIILKLNLKYEGTDSILSVNFIKNLSNLTQQFEQQHQTRYGFIKPEKSLIVESINIEIIQKMDTSEEPILTRTRTEPPTAIATVLIYTNNQWQNTPIFERDDLQPGDIINGPAIIIESIGTNIIEPGWQAELTERNYLILKSNHSVNFPLIKEEKAIKADPVKLEIFKNLFQFIAEQMGITLQNTASSVNIKERLDFSCAIFDQNGQLVANAPHIPVHLGSMSESVESLIAAKGETLKPGDVYLLNNPYNGGTHLPDVTVITPVFNDSGEQILFYVASRGHQADIGGITPGSMPPNSTHIEEEGILIDNIQLVKQGIFLERDLLNLLTSGKYPARNPATNIADLQAQIAANEKGVQELQKMVTQYGLNTVQTYMQYVQDNAEESVRRAIDVLKDGEFSYQMDNGGIIKVRIKIDKNNRTAKIDFTGTSEQLTTNFNAPKAVCKAAVLYVFRTLVNDSIPLNAGCLKPLNIMIPEGCFLNPHYPAAVVAGNVETSQAIVDTLYGALNVMSASQGTMNNFTFGNENYQYYETICGGSGAGINYNGTDAVHTHMTNSRLTDPEVLEWRYPVLLEEFSIRKNSGGLGQFRGGNGIIRKVQFLEKMTAAILSEHRIIPPFGLNGGQPGLGGKNYVIRHQETVEELASTATVEMNIHDTFVIETPGGGGYGKNH, encoded by the coding sequence ATGACTTCCACACCCCAACCCAACGCTACAACCTATCAATTTTGGATTGACCGAGGGGGCACCTTTACCGATATTGTTGCCCGCAAACCCGATGGAAGTTTAATCACCTATAAATTATTATCAGAAAATCCCGAACGTTATCCCGATGCAGTCATTCAAGGCATCCGAGAAATATTAGAATTATCCCCCCATCAACCCATCCCCAGTGAATTAATTTCCGAAGTGAAAATGGGGACAACTGTTGCCACCAATGCCTTATTAGAACGAAAAGGCGATCGCACTTTATTAATAATAACAAAAGGTTTCAAAGATGCGTTAAGAATTGACTATCAAAATCGCCCCGATATTTTTGCCCGTCAGATTATTTTACCCGAAATGCTCTATGAACAAGTCATCGAAGTGGAAGAACGTTATACCGCCCAAGGCGAAGAATTAACCCCCGTTAATTTAGCCGGATTAAAACCCCAATTACAACAAGTTTATCAAACCGGAATTAGAAGCTGTGCCATTGTTTTAATGCACGGTTATCGCTATCCCCAACACGAACAACAAATTGCTACCTTAGCCCAAGAAATCGGCTTTACTCAAATTTCCATTTCCCATCAAGTTAGCCCCTTAATGAAGTTAGTCAGCCGAGGAGATACCACCGTTGTTGATGCTTATTTATCGCCTATTTTAAAATGTTATATTAATCAAGTTGCTTCTCAATTAAATTCTAACTCCCCCCTTTTTAAGGGGGGTTGGGGGGGATCAAACCCCATAAAATTAATGTTTATGCAATCCAATGGTGGCTTAACCAATGCCCAAAAATTCCAAGGAAAAGATAGTATCTTATCAGGGCCAGCCGGAGGAATTGTAGGCGCAGTTCAAACCAGTTTAAAAGCCGGATTTCAGAATATTATTACTTTCGATATGGGCGGAACATCCACCGACGTCGCCCATTTTAATGGCGAATATGAACGCCAATTTGAAACAGAAATAGCGGGAGTCAGAATGCGAACTCCGATGATGGCTATTCATACCGTCGCGGCGGGAGGGGGTTCAATTTTAAGCTTTGATGGGTCAAGATATCGCGTTGGGCCAGAGTCCGCAGGCGCTAATCCTGGGCCAGCTTGTTATCGCAATGGTGGACAATTAACGGTGACAGATGCTAATGTAATGTTAGGGAAAATTCAGCCCCAATTCTTCCCGAAAGTATTTGGAAAAAACGGTGATTTACCCTTAGATGCTGAAATTGTTTGTCAAAAATTTACTGAATTAGCAATAGAAATTCAAACCCAAACCGGAGATACTCGCACACCGGAAGAAGTCGCCACCGGATTTATTACTATTGCGGTTGAAAATATGGCAAATGCCATTAAAAAAATCTCCCTACAACGGGGTTATGATATTTCTAATTATACCCTTTGTTGTTTTGGCGGTGCAGGGGGTCAACACGCTTGTTTAATAGCCAATACATTAGGAATTAAACAGATATTTATTCATCCCTACGCCGGAGTTTTGTCTGCTTATGGGATGGGTTTAGCGGATGTCAGAATATTACGAGAAAAAGCGATAGAAAAACCATTAACCAAAAATTTGATTCCTGAGTTAGAAGCTAGTTTTTTAGAGTTAGAAACGGAAGCAAAAACAGAATTAGAAAATCCTGAATCAAAAATAGAGATAATTCTGAAGCTTAATCTCAAATATGAGGGAACAGATTCTATATTATCGGTTAATTTTATTAAAAATTTATCTAATTTAACTCAACAATTTGAACAACAACATCAAACCCGCTACGGATTTATTAAACCTGAAAAAAGCTTAATTGTTGAATCCATTAATATTGAAATTATTCAAAAAATGGATACTTCCGAAGAACCGATATTAACCCGAACTCGCACTGAACCTCCTACAGCGATCGCAACAGTTCTTATATATACCAATAATCAATGGCAAAATACCCCTATTTTTGAAAGAGATGATTTACAACCCGGAGATATTATTAACGGGCCTGCTATTATTATTGAATCGATTGGAACGAATATTATTGAACCGGGATGGCAAGCAGAATTAACCGAACGAAATTATTTAATTTTAAAATCAAATCATTCTGTTAATTTTCCCTTAATTAAAGAAGAAAAAGCAATAAAAGCTGACCCCGTAAAATTAGAAATCTTTAAAAATCTATTTCAATTTATTGCAGAACAAATGGGAATTACGTTGCAAAATACCGCCAGTTCTGTTAATATTAAAGAACGCCTGGATTTCTCCTGTGCTATTTTTGATCAAAACGGTCAATTAGTTGCAAACGCACCCCATATTCCCGTTCATTTAGGGTCAATGAGTGAAAGCGTTGAAAGTTTAATCGCTGCGAAAGGAGAAACCCTAAAACCAGGGGATGTTTATCTATTAAATAATCCCTATAATGGCGGTACTCATTTACCCGATGTCACCGTCATTACCCCAGTTTTTAATGATTCCGGTGAACAAATATTATTTTACGTTGCTTCACGGGGACATCAAGCCGATATTGGGGGAATAACACCGGGTTCTATGCCTCCTAATAGTACCCATATTGAGGAAGAAGGGATTTTAATTGATAATATTCAATTGGTTAAACAAGGGATATTTTTAGAAAGAGATCTCTTAAATTTATTAACATCAGGAAAATACCCAGCCCGAAATCCTGCCACAAATATTGCTGATTTACAAGCGCAAATTGCTGCGAATGAAAAAGGCGTTCAAGAATTGCAAAAAATGGTCACTCAATATGGCTTAAATACGGTTCAAACTTATATGCAGTATGTTCAGGATAATGCCGAAGAATCCGTGCGACGGGCAATTGATGTGTTAAAAGATGGTGAATTTAGTTATCAAATGGATAATGGGGGAATAATTAAAGTTAGGATTAAAATTGATAAAAATAACCGCACTGCTAAAATTGATTTTACCGGAACATCTGAACAATTAACGACTAATTTTAACGCCCCAAAAGCGGTTTGTAAAGCAGCCGTTTTATATGTTTTTAGAACCTTAGTTAATGATAGTATTCCTCTGAATGCGGGATGTTTAAAACCGTTAAATATTATGATTCCTGAAGGCTGCTTTTTAAACCCCCATTATCCGGCGGCTGTGGTTGCGGGAAATGTGGAAACGTCTCAAGCGATAGTTGATACCTTATATGGCGCGTTAAACGTGATGTCAGCGTCTCAAGGAACAATGAATAACTTTACGTTTGGTAACGAAAATTATCAATATTATGAGACAATTTGTGGGGGTTCAGGTGCGGGAATCAATTATAATGGAACTGATGCCGTTCATACCCACATGACTAATTCCCGTTTAACTGACCCAGAAGTATTAGAATGGCGTTATCCGGTATTATTAGAAGAGTTTAGTATTCGGAAAAATAGTGGCGGTTTAGGACAATTTCGAGGCGGGAATGGGATTATTAGAAAAGTACAATTTTTAGAAAAAATGACCGCAGCAATATTATCAGAACATCGCATTATTCCCCCCTTTGGGTTAAACGGCGGACAACCCGGTTTAGGGGGAAAAAATTATGTCATTCGTCATCAGGAAACAGTTGAAGAATTAGCAAGTACCGCAACAGTAGAAATGAATATTCATGATACTTTTGTAATTGAAACCCCAGGAGGGGGAGGATATGGAAAGAATCATTAA
- a CDS encoding AAA-like domain-containing protein encodes MNNNPQFRYDYQVGGSLPVDAPTYIKRVADQEFYDALKQGEFCYVLNCRQMGKSSLRVQTRRRLDEEGYACVAIDITAIGTLEITPEQWYRGMIEEISNSLELYTKFDSEEWWEQHHHLSLTQRFCRFLEDILLKFITKPIVIFIDEIDSILSLPFKIDDFFALIRECYNHRADQPIYQRLTFALLGVTTPPDLIQDKRRTPFNIGQGIELTGFQLTQSERLAEGLRTQTEHPEKVLEAVLNWTGGQPFLTQKLCKLIRETHQIIPPNEEVEWVENLVQDRIISNWEGQDTPEHLRTIRDRILYAGHQRTGRLLGLYQQILQQQGIAAEDNPDQVMLRLSGLVVKQQGKLKVYNQIYATVFNLIWVETALANLRPYSEAFSAWEKSERQDDSRLLLGEALKEAKKWAEGKSLSSEDYQYLAASEELDKRAMQAELDAKQKAYEILSKAKQRATLIGLISGVAFAVAFVSFVGVMIAVREAKLTLAATEIRLKASSAQELFSQGQELLALKEALITAKQLKKLDHSVWEKNNTRVQTATTLQKILYGVKEQNSWKGHENTVDSVSWSPDGQTLASGSYKTIKLWSREGQLLQTLNGHEDLVNSVSWSPDGQTLASGSGDNTIKLWSREGQLLQALKGHESWVSTVSWSADGQTLASGSGDNTIKLWSREGQLLQTLNGHEKEVSSVSWSADGQTLASGSGDNTIKLWSREGQLLQTLNGHEKEVSSVSWSADGQTLASGSGDNTIKLWSREGQLLQTLQAHEDSVSSLSWSPDGKTLASGSDDNTIKLWSREGQLLQTLKGHESSVNTVSWSPDGKTLASGSDDNTIKLWSREGQLLQTLNSHKGWVKSVSWSPDGKTLASGSYNHTIKLWSREGQLLQTLQAHENWVMSVSWSPDSQTLASGSKDKTIKLWSREGQLLQTLNGHGSLVLSVSWSPDGKTLASGSLDNTIKLWSRGGQLLQTLNSDWSSVLSVSWSPDGKTLASGSSDYTIKLWSREGQLLQTLNGHEGSVMSVSWSPDGQILASGSEDNTIKLWSREGQLLQTLNGHEGSVMSVSWSPDGQTLASGSLDSTIKLWSREGQLLQTLNSHKGWVMSVSWSPDGKTLASGSLDKTIKLWHLDLDLLMVSACEWMKDYLENSSSVSEEDRHLCDGVTVNKPQ; translated from the coding sequence ATGAATAATAATCCCCAATTTCGCTATGATTATCAAGTCGGGGGGAGTCTTCCCGTTGATGCTCCTACCTATATTAAAAGAGTAGCTGATCAGGAATTTTACGACGCATTAAAACAGGGAGAATTTTGCTATGTTCTTAACTGTCGTCAGATGGGAAAATCCAGTTTAAGGGTGCAAACCAGGCGGCGGTTAGACGAGGAAGGATATGCTTGTGTGGCGATTGATATTACCGCCATTGGAACTTTAGAAATTACCCCCGAACAGTGGTATCGAGGGATGATTGAAGAAATTAGTAATAGCTTAGAATTATATACGAAATTTGACTCGGAGGAATGGTGGGAACAGCATCACCATTTATCCTTGACACAACGGTTTTGCAGGTTTTTAGAAGACATTCTTCTGAAATTCATTACAAAACCGATTGTGATTTTTATTGATGAAATTGATAGCATTTTAAGTTTACCCTTTAAAATTGATGACTTTTTTGCCTTAATTCGAGAGTGTTATAATCATCGAGCAGATCAACCGATTTATCAACGGTTAACTTTTGCCTTATTAGGGGTGACAACACCACCGGATTTAATTCAAGATAAACGACGCACCCCGTTTAATATTGGTCAAGGGATAGAATTAACCGGATTTCAGTTAACACAATCTGAACGGCTTGCTGAGGGGTTGAGGACGCAAACGGAACACCCTGAAAAGGTATTAGAAGCGGTGTTAAATTGGACGGGAGGACAACCGTTTTTAACGCAAAAACTCTGTAAATTAATTCGAGAAACTCATCAAATTATTCCGCCTAATGAAGAGGTAGAATGGGTGGAAAATTTAGTGCAAGACCGCATTATTAGTAACTGGGAAGGACAGGACACCCCCGAACATTTAAGAACGATTCGAGATCGGATTCTTTATGCTGGACATCAACGCACGGGACGACTTCTCGGACTCTATCAACAAATCTTACAACAACAGGGAATTGCTGCGGAAGATAACCCGGATCAAGTGATGTTGCGGCTATCGGGATTAGTGGTAAAACAGCAGGGAAAACTGAAGGTTTATAATCAAATTTATGCAACGGTTTTTAATTTAATTTGGGTAGAAACCGCTTTAGCAAATTTACGACCCTACTCAGAAGCGTTTAGTGCTTGGGAAAAGTCAGAACGTCAGGATGATTCCCGGTTGTTGCTGGGGGAAGCGTTAAAAGAAGCGAAAAAATGGGCTGAGGGAAAAAGCCTGAGTAGTGAAGATTATCAATATTTAGCAGCCAGTGAAGAATTAGATAAACGGGCGATGCAAGCGGAATTAGATGCCAAACAAAAAGCTTATGAAATTTTATCAAAAGCCAAACAACGAGCTACTTTAATCGGGCTGATTTCTGGTGTCGCCTTTGCCGTTGCTTTCGTTTCTTTCGTTGGAGTTATGATTGCAGTCAGAGAAGCAAAGTTAACTTTAGCCGCCACAGAAATCAGGTTAAAAGCTTCTTCTGCACAGGAATTATTCAGTCAGGGTCAAGAATTATTAGCCCTAAAAGAAGCCTTAATCACAGCCAAACAACTCAAAAAATTAGATCATTCTGTTTGGGAAAAAAATAATACCCGTGTGCAAACCGCTACCACCCTTCAAAAGATTTTGTATGGGGTAAAAGAGCAGAATAGCTGGAAAGGTCATGAGAACACGGTCGATAGTGTGAGTTGGAGTCCCGACGGCCAAACCCTGGCTTCTGGAAGTTACAAGACCATTAAGCTGTGGAGTCGAGAAGGTCAACTGTTGCAGACCCTCAATGGCCATGAGGATCTGGTCAATAGTGTGAGTTGGAGTCCCGACGGCCAAACTCTGGCTTCTGGGAGTGGTGACAACACCATTAAGCTGTGGAGTCGAGAGGGTCAACTGTTGCAGGCTCTCAAGGGTCACGAGAGTTGGGTTAGCACTGTAAGTTGGAGTGCTGACGGTCAAACTCTGGCTTCTGGGAGTGGTGACAACACCATTAAGCTGTGGAGTCGAGAGGGTCAATTGTTGCAAACTCTCAACGGCCATGAAAAGGAGGTCAGTAGTGTGAGTTGGAGTGCTGACGGTCAAACTCTGGCTTCTGGGAGTGGTGACAACACCATTAAGCTGTGGAGCCGAGAGGGTCAACTGTTGCAAACTCTCAACGGCCATGAAAAGGAGGTCAGTAGTGTGAGTTGGAGTGCTGACGGTCAAACTCTGGCTTCTGGGAGTGGTGACAACACCATTAAGCTGTGGAGTCGAGAGGGTCAACTGTTGCAGACTCTCCAGGCTCATGAGGATTCGGTCAGTAGTCTGAGTTGGAGTCCCGACGGTAAAACCTTGGCTTCTGGGAGTGATGACAACACCATTAAGCTGTGGAGTCGAGAGGGTCAACTGTTGCAGACTCTCAAGGGTCATGAGAGTTCGGTCAATACAGTGAGTTGGAGTCCCGACGGTAAAACCTTGGCTTCTGGGAGTGATGACAACACCATTAAGCTGTGGAGTCGAGAGGGTCAACTGTTGCAGACTCTCAACAGCCATAAGGGTTGGGTCAAGAGTGTGAGTTGGAGTCCCGACGGTAAAACCCTGGCTTCTGGGAGTTATAACCACACCATTAAGCTATGGAGTCGAGAGGGTCAACTGTTGCAAACTCTCCAGGCTCATGAGAATTGGGTCATGAGTGTGAGTTGGAGTCCCGACAGCCAAACCCTGGCTTCTGGGAGTAAAGACAAGACTATCAAGCTGTGGAGTCGAGAGGGTCAACTGTTGCAGACTCTCAACGGCCATGGGAGTTTGGTCTTGAGTGTGAGTTGGAGTCCCGACGGTAAAACCTTGGCTTCTGGGAGTTTGGACAACACCATTAAGCTGTGGAGTCGAGGGGGTCAACTGTTGCAGACTCTCAATAGCGATTGGAGTTCGGTCTTGAGTGTGAGTTGGAGTCCCGACGGTAAAACCTTGGCTTCTGGGAGTAGTGACTACACCATTAAGCTGTGGAGTCGAGAGGGTCAACTGTTGCAGACTCTCAACGGCCATGAGGGTTCGGTCATGAGTGTGAGTTGGAGTCCTGACGGCCAAATCCTGGCTTCTGGGAGTGAAGACAACACCATTAAGCTGTGGAGTCGAGAGGGTCAACTGTTGCAGACTCTCAACGGCCATGAGGGTTCGGTCATGAGTGTGAGTTGGAGTCCTGACGGCCAAACCCTGGCTTCTGGGAGTTTGGACAGCACTATTAAGCTGTGGAGTCGAGAGGGTCAACTGTTGCAGACTCTCAACAGCCATAAGGGTTGGGTCATGAGTGTGAGTTGGAGTCCCGACGGTAAAACCTTGGCTTCTGGGAGTTTAGACAAGACCATCAAGCTGTGGCATTTGGATTTAGATCTATTAATGGTATCGGCTTGTGAGTGGATGAAGGATTATCTGGAGAATAGTTCGAGTGTGAGTGAGGAGGATAGACATTTGTGTGATGGGGTGACGGTGAATAAACCGCAGTGA
- a CDS encoding AAA-like domain-containing protein → MSRISRRKKTILFLAANPDFSTQLRLDKELKEIEEGLRRSQNREEFKLEKRLAVTPRDMQRAILDLKPQIIHFSGHGVGKGGLELEDEQGHVKRVSAEALGRLFELFKDQIECVVLNACYSEVQAKAIVSHIPYVIGMKKAVSDQAAIAFAIGFYDALGAGRDYEFAYKSGCTSISMAGIYEEFNPIIQRLSPLVPSISGTPSLLTQASSFPGGLENPEGSVSLNSPLYIERPPIETNCYETILQTGALIRIKAPRQMGKTSLMQRILNTAKQQQHQTAYLNFQEFDHDSLNSLDLFLQGFCANVANGLELEDKLSDFWKGGLGSKTKCSNYFQRYLLTTISQPLTLGLDEVDQVFQHLEIAQEFFALLRTWHEKGKNEPVWQRLRLVIAHSKEVYIPLNINQSPFNVGLPIELPELTVEQVTDLVKRHGLNWSNIEIKTLMGMVDGHPYLVRKALYEMARSRLTLEEFIKISPTEEGLYSDHLRRHLFNLNQNDGELANGMKKVVASENPVRLEGNLGFKLRSMGLVKFRGNDVIPLCNLYRLYFSDRLGV, encoded by the coding sequence ATGAGCCGTATAAGTCGCAGGAAGAAAACAATTTTATTTTTAGCAGCAAATCCTGATTTTTCTACCCAGTTACGTTTAGATAAAGAATTGAAAGAAATCGAAGAAGGATTAAGACGATCTCAAAACAGAGAAGAATTTAAGTTAGAGAAACGATTGGCAGTGACACCAAGGGATATGCAGCGTGCTATCTTAGACTTAAAGCCTCAAATTATTCACTTTTCCGGTCATGGAGTCGGAAAGGGTGGGTTAGAGTTAGAAGATGAACAGGGACACGTTAAACGGGTGAGTGCTGAGGCGTTAGGGCGTTTATTTGAACTGTTTAAAGATCAGATAGAATGTGTGGTTTTAAATGCTTGTTATTCGGAAGTTCAAGCAAAAGCTATTGTTAGTCATATTCCCTATGTTATCGGGATGAAAAAGGCAGTGAGTGATCAAGCTGCTATTGCCTTTGCGATTGGATTTTATGATGCTTTAGGGGCAGGAAGAGACTATGAATTTGCTTATAAGTCTGGCTGTACAAGTATTAGTATGGCGGGAATTTATGAAGAGTTCAACCCAATTATTCAACGACTCTCTCCTTTAGTTCCTTCTATTAGTGGTACTCCCAGTTTATTAACACAAGCCTCTAGTTTTCCGGGGGGTTTAGAGAATCCTGAAGGATCAGTGAGTTTGAATTCTCCCCTTTATATTGAACGTCCTCCTATTGAAACGAATTGTTATGAAACGATATTACAAACAGGGGCATTAATTAGAATTAAAGCTCCCCGACAGATGGGAAAAACCTCTTTAATGCAGCGTATTCTTAACACCGCTAAACAACAGCAACATCAAACCGCCTATCTAAATTTTCAAGAATTTGATCATGATTCTCTCAATAGTCTTGATTTGTTTTTACAGGGATTTTGTGCTAATGTTGCTAATGGGTTAGAATTAGAGGATAAATTATCGGATTTTTGGAAAGGGGGTTTAGGGAGTAAAACCAAATGTAGTAACTATTTTCAACGGTATTTATTGACAACAATTTCTCAACCCTTAACCCTGGGATTAGATGAAGTGGATCAGGTATTTCAACATCTTGAAATTGCTCAAGAATTTTTTGCGTTACTGCGAACTTGGCACGAAAAGGGCAAAAATGAACCTGTATGGCAACGGTTACGGCTGGTAATTGCCCATTCTAAAGAAGTTTATATCCCCTTAAATATTAATCAATCTCCCTTTAATGTCGGTTTACCGATTGAATTACCCGAATTAACGGTAGAACAAGTTACAGATTTAGTCAAACGACATGGTTTAAACTGGTCAAATATAGAAATAAAAACCTTAATGGGAATGGTGGATGGACACCCGTATTTAGTCAGAAAAGCGTTGTATGAAATGGCGCGATCGCGTTTAACTTTAGAAGAATTTATTAAAATTTCTCCCACAGAAGAAGGGTTATATAGTGATCATTTACGTCGTCATTTATTCAACTTAAATCAAAATGATGGAGAATTAGCTAATGGGATGAAAAAAGTTGTTGCTTCTGAGAATCCTGTGCGGTTAGAAGGCAATTTAGGCTTTAAACTGAGAAGTATGGGTTTAGTTAAATTTCGGGGAAATGATGTGATTCCGTTGTGTAATCTTTATCGGCTGTATTTTAGCGATCGCTTGGGGGTATAA